Part of the Sphaerochaeta associata genome is shown below.
TTGCAACCATCACCGGTAGTAGGGGATTGGTGTGCTGTCCAAGCCTATGCATCTGACAGGGGCCTCATAGAAGCCGTACTGCCCAGGCAGAGTGTCTTTCATAAGCCGGTAGTACATGAAGCGTACGGCATAGAAGGAGAATCTTTTGTTGTCGTTGCCAATGTCGATTACGGTGCGATAGTGATGGACGCAGTCCATGACTTCAATTTGCGTAGAATCGAGCGTTTCGTCTCGTTGCTCTATGCCGATGGCATACAGCCACTCTTGATCCTCACCAAGATTGATTTGCTCTCAGAACCAGAGGATTATCGCCTACGGGTCTTGGCTCGATTTGCCGACTTGCCGGTCTTCCTGGTCGATTCGATATCTGCACATGGCATTGAAGCTCTATCGTCGTATCTTCAACGTGGCACCACCCTCATGCTGCTGGGCCTCAGCGGAGCCGGAAAGTCCACATTGCTTAACTGTCTGAGCAACAGCATGGTGGCAAAAACCGGTGAGGTACGTGCCCAGGATGGAAGAGGCCGACATACCACAACCAGCCGACAGCTCTATGTGCTTCCCAACGGCACCATTCTCATCGATACTCCAGGCCTTCGGGCAGTAGGTATGAACAGCAGCTCTGGCGATGTTTCCGAGTCTTTCTCAGATATTCATGCACTCGCTCTTCAGTGCAAGTTCTCTGACTGTACCCATACAGGTGAGCCTGGATGTGCTGTACAGCAGGCACTGCTTGCAGGAGAGCTCGAGCAGGACAGGTTTCTAAATTTCTTGGAATTGCGGGGAGAAGCTTCGAGTTTTGAAGAAGTCTTGGCTAGACGGAAGCAGAAGGACAAGGCCTTGGGAAAGCTGTTGTACCACTATAGAAGAGGAATGAAGGAATATGACTGAGTCCGATGATTTTATCTGCATTCATTGCGGCATGCCTGTCTCCGGCTTGGCGTGGGGAACTAAGCACCGCAATCACTGTCCTCATTGCCTGCATAGCAGGCATGTGGACATGCGACCTGGAGACAGGGCATGTCTTTGCAAAGGGGAGATGCAGCCGATCGCATTGTGGCAGAAAGCCGATGGAGAACTCATGATCCTCCATCGCTGTAATACTTGTGGGATGATCAAGGCAAACAGGGCGGCAGGGGATGACGACCTGTCAGCCTTGGAGGCTCTGGTGCCGAAGGTTGTGGGGTGATTGTGAACCTTCATATTTCCTTCAAGTATGAAGATATGTGGAGTTATGTGAAATCCTATTGAATTGCTATTCAATATCATTGACCTCCTGCAGTTCTCTGCACATACTGGATATATACCCGACAAGGGTAGTAGGAGTTTATATGATGTTGATTATTACAGCCATTATCCTGTTCGCTGTGTACTACATTTTGAAAAACAGAAATTCTGTAGCGCCGGTAAAGCAGCTGACCAATTTGGAAATCCTGAAAAGACGATATGCAATAGGAGAAATCTCCAGAGAACAATACCTATTGATGCTTAAAGAATTTGAGTAGGAGGATACACAATGTTTCACACCATGTTTTGGAATACCGGAAGATTAGCCGGTCCTTGTTTCGGGTATGGTTGGTCAGGTGGCATGCCCTGGGTGATGGGCTTGGCATTGCTTGCACTGGTAGCCGCACTTGTCCTTTCCATCATCGCTATTGTCAGGACTTCAAAGGCCAAGAAGCAGAATGATACTTCCGAGGCCCTGAACATCATTGGACAACGGTATGCCAAGGGTGAGTTGACCAAGGAAGAGTATGAGGCGATGAAGAAAGACCTGCAGTAATGTATGTACTGTATTGGTGATATCCCGGTTGGAGGAGCCTTCGATCGGGATATCGCTGTATGGTCAGCCTTTTCGTCCAATAGTGTAGAGATGATAGAGTGGCCGTATTTCTATCGAGCAAAGTTACTTTTTGGGTCAGGTAGATACTATTGCTAGTCTGTATATGCCATGGAATAATTACCTATCCACGATTGCTGATAAGCAACCCGTTTGGGAAAGGTAGGTGACTGTATGGAATTCAGAAGACTTGCGGCTATGGTACTTGTGGCACTGGTTCTCCCGTTCTCCTTCACCTCTTGTCTCTTGCTTGAAGAAGCTTTGCTCACTCCATCCGAGGCAGAAACAACAATGGCAGTGAAGGATTCCGCTTCGATGGGTCCAAAGGTTGACTGGTTGCTTACAGCCGAAGGGTTGGATGCATCAGTTGGTCAGCGAGTTACCTTGAAATTCCCTCCCAATGGCCAAGTTTCAAGTGTGTGGGGTACTGGAATCTACACCAATGATTCAAGCATTGGCTCCGCTGCCGTTCATATGGGTTTGCTTACATTTGAGAAGGGAGGCGAGGTGACCATTGAAATCCGAAACGGGCAAGCCTCATATGAAGGATCGACTCGTAACGGAGTTTCAAGCAGTTCCTATGGTGAATGGGGTGGAAGTTTTGTGTTTATCAATCAAGATGGACAAGAGGTATTGATTGCTCCCGCACAGAGCACAGCTACTGCTGATCCCATCGCTTCCGCTCCATCAGCCAAGGAGCCTGCAAGCACAACCCCCGTGGTTTCAGATGCTGACTGGAACACTTCAGCAGAGCAATGGGAATTCAAGCCTGGTGTTCGTTACTCCGTGACCCTGCCTCCCGGTGGATCTGCGGGTTCTGTCTGGGGTACCGACATCTATACCAACGACTCAAGCATTGGAACTGCAGCGGTGCATGCCGGCCTGATCACCTTCAATGCAGGTGGACAGGTGACCATCGAACTGGTGGAAGGAAAGCCCTCGTATGAAGGGTCGACCAGAAACGGCGTCACCTCAAACTCGTATGGAGATTGGGGAGGGAGCTATCGGTTTGTAAAATAATCGAATGTAGCCTACGCTACCGGTGTATGGTAGCGTAGTTCCTTGATGGATTATCTAATTCTGACCGAGAGTCCCCAAGGTGAAAGTATCTCCACCAAGCGGGGCATCACCATTAAATATTCTTCAGATCGGTTGAAAAACACCTTGTGTAAATGTTTTACCGTTCAAAGGACCTGATCCTGAACAAGATATGCTCAACTTACTATTATCTAAAGTGAACGTAATCGTGATTGGCAGATTTAATCCTGATGCATCATCATCAGCCGGAGAAGAGTCGACGCGGTTATAATCATACATCCCTGTGATCATTCCGTCTGCATACGTTCCTCCGCCCCAACACCAATATGAATAGGTTCCCTCTTCCCAACCGATATCAGCCCCTGTGGCGTCAGTGAGGACATA
Proteins encoded:
- the rsgA gene encoding ribosome small subunit-dependent GTPase A — translated: MQDLGLQPSPVVGDWCAVQAYASDRGLIEAVLPRQSVFHKPVVHEAYGIEGESFVVVANVDYGAIVMDAVHDFNLRRIERFVSLLYADGIQPLLILTKIDLLSEPEDYRLRVLARFADLPVFLVDSISAHGIEALSSYLQRGTTLMLLGLSGAGKSTLLNCLSNSMVAKTGEVRAQDGRGRHTTTSRQLYVLPNGTILIDTPGLRAVGMNSSSGDVSESFSDIHALALQCKFSDCTHTGEPGCAVQQALLAGELEQDRFLNFLELRGEASSFEEVLARRKQKDKALGKLLYHYRRGMKEYD
- a CDS encoding RNHCP domain-containing protein yields the protein MTESDDFICIHCGMPVSGLAWGTKHRNHCPHCLHSRHVDMRPGDRACLCKGEMQPIALWQKADGELMILHRCNTCGMIKANRAAGDDDLSALEALVPKVVG
- a CDS encoding SHOCT domain-containing protein — protein: MFHTMFWNTGRLAGPCFGYGWSGGMPWVMGLALLALVAALVLSIIAIVRTSKAKKQNDTSEALNIIGQRYAKGELTKEEYEAMKKDLQ
- a CDS encoding LCCL domain-containing protein produces the protein MEFRRLAAMVLVALVLPFSFTSCLLLEEALLTPSEAETTMAVKDSASMGPKVDWLLTAEGLDASVGQRVTLKFPPNGQVSSVWGTGIYTNDSSIGSAAVHMGLLTFEKGGEVTIEIRNGQASYEGSTRNGVSSSSYGEWGGSFVFINQDGQEVLIAPAQSTATADPIASAPSAKEPASTTPVVSDADWNTSAEQWEFKPGVRYSVTLPPGGSAGSVWGTDIYTNDSSIGTAAVHAGLITFNAGGQVTIELVEGKPSYEGSTRNGVTSNSYGDWGGSYRFVK